A section of the Pseudomonas tritici genome encodes:
- the ahpC gene encoding alkyl hydroperoxide reductase subunit C, protein MPIINSQVKPFKATAYKNGNFVDVTDADLKGKWSVVFFYPADFTFVCPTELEDLADNYAEFQKLGVEIYSVSTDTHFAHAAWHNTSPAIGKIQYTMIGDPTLTISRNFDVLIEEAGLADRGTFVINPEGQIKIVELNDGGVGRDASELLRKIKAAQYVAAHPGEVCPAKWKEGEATLAPSLDLVGKI, encoded by the coding sequence ATGCCTATCATCAACAGCCAAGTAAAACCGTTCAAAGCGACCGCCTACAAAAACGGCAACTTCGTCGATGTGACCGACGCTGACCTGAAAGGCAAATGGTCCGTTGTGTTCTTCTACCCAGCCGACTTCACCTTCGTTTGCCCAACCGAACTGGAAGACCTGGCTGACAACTACGCCGAATTCCAGAAGCTGGGCGTCGAGATCTACAGCGTTTCCACCGACACCCACTTTGCCCACGCTGCCTGGCACAACACTTCGCCAGCCATCGGCAAAATCCAGTACACCATGATCGGCGACCCAACCCTGACCATCTCCCGCAACTTCGACGTACTGATCGAAGAAGCTGGCCTGGCAGACCGCGGTACGTTCGTGATCAACCCAGAAGGTCAGATCAAGATCGTTGAGCTGAACGACGGTGGTGTTGGCCGTGACGCTTCCGAGCTGCTGCGCAAAATCAAAGCCGCTCAGTACGTAGCTGCCCACCCAGGCGAAGTGTGCCCAGCCAAGTGGAAAGAAGGCGAGGCCACTTTGGCTCCGTCCCTGGACCTGGTCGGCAAGATCTAA
- the gloA gene encoding lactoylglutathione lyase has protein sequence MSLHELNTFPGVTAQPDTATTNFVFNHTMLRVKDITQSLDFYTRVLGFSLVEKRDFPEAEFSLYFLALVDKSQIPADAAERTQWMKSIPGILELTHNHGTENDADFAYHNGNTDPRGFGHICISVPDIVAACERFEALGCDFQKRLSDGRMKSLAFIKDPDAYWVEIIQPAPM, from the coding sequence ATGAGCCTGCACGAACTGAACACTTTCCCGGGCGTCACTGCCCAACCTGACACCGCCACCACGAACTTCGTGTTCAACCACACCATGCTGCGGGTCAAGGACATCACCCAGTCGCTGGACTTCTACACGCGCGTCCTGGGCTTTTCGCTGGTTGAGAAACGCGACTTCCCGGAAGCCGAATTCAGCCTGTACTTCCTGGCCCTGGTGGACAAATCCCAGATCCCGGCCGACGCTGCCGAACGTACCCAGTGGATGAAGTCGATCCCAGGTATCCTGGAGCTGACTCACAACCACGGCACCGAAAACGACGCCGACTTCGCCTACCACAACGGCAACACCGACCCGCGTGGCTTTGGCCACATCTGCATCTCGGTACCGGATATCGTCGCGGCCTGTGAGCGTTTCGAAGCCCTGGGCTGTGACTTCCAGAAGCGCCTGAGCGATGGCCGCATGAAAAGCCTGGCATTCATCAAGGACCCGGATGCGTACTGGGTTGAGATCATTCAGCCAGCGCCGATGTAA
- a CDS encoding DUF4946 domain-containing protein, whose translation MIELRKPLLSAVCLLLGSPFVLAADPEIHWPSGWQIEEVTPDGDAPGKPQPVSRQRAIKNDENGATLMVMELTGTPIEAGHKVNLQGVLLEMRKSIQKDFAQGGYQSVCSKMRPTTLSRLDALETTCVITENGRHVLSQTLVGAVDADKAYVFSYAGQANAYEASKDEVSSVRDSLKL comes from the coding sequence ATGATCGAACTTCGTAAACCGTTGTTGAGCGCTGTGTGTTTGCTGTTGGGCAGTCCTTTCGTATTGGCGGCCGACCCTGAGATTCATTGGCCCAGCGGCTGGCAAATCGAAGAGGTGACGCCCGATGGCGACGCGCCCGGTAAACCTCAGCCTGTCTCTCGGCAACGGGCGATCAAGAACGATGAAAACGGCGCGACCTTGATGGTCATGGAGTTGACCGGCACGCCGATTGAGGCGGGGCACAAGGTTAATCTTCAAGGTGTACTGCTGGAGATGCGCAAGTCGATTCAGAAAGATTTTGCCCAGGGCGGTTATCAAAGTGTGTGCAGCAAGATGCGCCCTACAACATTGAGCCGTCTTGATGCGCTGGAAACTACCTGTGTGATAACCGAAAACGGGCGTCACGTGCTTTCGCAAACATTGGTCGGGGCGGTTGATGCCGATAAGGCGTATGTTTTTTCATACGCGGGGCAGGCGAATGCATACGAGGCAAGCAAGGACGAAGTCAGTTCGGTGCGCGATAGCCTGAAACTTTAA
- a CDS encoding DMT family transporter — MKLAAVTMIWGGTFVAGRYLSAAIDPLLAASLRFLLASLALLAFMGLARIPLARPSPGQMAQLVMLGFFGIFFYNLCFFYGLQYINASRASLIVALNPAVIGLASWWLFKDRLNTSKILGIALCLTGAALVIVSRNPQVLSEATNTWRGDLLIVGCVVGWSVYSLFSRGLNQRLGPLQTVTWSILMGTVMLTATTLIMGRFSVEAIGSLHAPQVLSLVYLGVLGSALAYIGYYDGIRQIGATRSGVFIALNPLTAVISGALLLGEPLTAPMLAGGAVILLGIYLCNKPLARARALGI, encoded by the coding sequence ATGAAGTTGGCTGCCGTCACCATGATTTGGGGCGGTACCTTCGTGGCCGGTCGCTACCTCAGTGCGGCGATCGACCCTTTGCTCGCTGCCAGTCTGCGGTTTCTGCTAGCCAGCCTGGCATTGCTGGCGTTCATGGGGCTGGCGCGCATCCCACTGGCCCGTCCAAGCCCCGGGCAGATGGCACAACTGGTGATGCTGGGTTTTTTCGGCATCTTTTTCTACAACCTGTGTTTCTTCTACGGGTTGCAGTACATCAATGCGTCGCGGGCTTCATTGATCGTGGCGTTGAACCCGGCAGTGATCGGCCTGGCGTCCTGGTGGTTATTCAAGGATCGCCTGAACACCAGCAAAATCCTGGGTATCGCGTTATGCCTGACGGGCGCCGCCCTGGTCATCGTCAGTCGCAACCCCCAGGTGCTGAGCGAAGCAACCAACACTTGGCGTGGGGATTTACTGATCGTCGGGTGCGTAGTGGGATGGAGCGTCTACTCGCTGTTTTCCCGTGGATTGAACCAGCGCCTCGGGCCGCTGCAGACGGTGACTTGGTCGATATTGATGGGCACCGTGATGCTCACCGCAACCACGCTGATCATGGGCCGCTTCTCGGTCGAGGCGATTGGCAGCCTGCATGCCCCGCAAGTACTGAGCCTGGTGTACCTGGGCGTTTTGGGGTCGGCGCTGGCCTATATCGGCTATTACGATGGCATCCGCCAAATCGGCGCGACACGTTCCGGCGTATTTATCGCGCTCAACCCGCTAACCGCCGTGATCTCTGGCGCTTTGCTGTTGGGCGAGCCGTTGACTGCGCCGATGCTGGCCGGTGGCGCGGTGATCCTGCTCGGCATCTACCTGTGCAATAAACCCCTTGCACGTGCCAGGGCATTGGGGATTTGA
- a CDS encoding site-specific integrase: MSDLDRYLNAATRDNTRRSYRAAIEHFEVSWGGFLPATSDSVARYLVAHAGVLAVNTLKLRLSALAQWHTSQGFPDPTKAPVVRKVLKGIRAVHPAQEKQAEPLQLKHLEQVVASLEVDAKEAAQAQDQPRLLRAKRDTALILLGFWRGFRSDELCRLDIEHVQATPGTGISLYLPRSKSDRDNLGKTYHTPALLRLCPVQAYSEWLSASALVRGSVFRGIDRWGNLGAEGLHPNSVIPLLRQALERAGIPAEQYTSHSLRRGFATWAHRSGWDLKSLMSYVGWSDMKSAMRYVEATPFLGMTLATQPLL, encoded by the coding sequence ATGAGCGATCTCGATCGTTATCTCAACGCCGCCACCCGCGACAACACGCGACGCAGTTATCGCGCCGCTATCGAGCACTTTGAAGTGAGTTGGGGCGGGTTCCTGCCTGCGACCAGCGACAGCGTGGCGCGCTACCTGGTCGCTCACGCAGGCGTGTTGGCCGTCAACACCTTGAAGCTGCGCCTGTCGGCGTTGGCGCAATGGCATACGAGCCAGGGGTTTCCCGACCCGACCAAAGCACCGGTGGTGCGCAAGGTGCTCAAGGGCATTCGTGCCGTGCACCCAGCGCAGGAGAAGCAAGCCGAGCCGTTGCAGCTCAAGCATTTGGAACAGGTGGTTGCTTCGCTTGAGGTCGACGCGAAAGAGGCAGCCCAGGCACAGGATCAGCCCCGGTTGCTGCGTGCCAAGCGGGATACTGCGCTGATTCTGTTGGGTTTCTGGCGTGGCTTTCGCAGCGATGAGCTGTGTCGCCTCGATATTGAGCATGTGCAGGCCACACCGGGTACCGGCATTAGCCTTTATCTACCGCGCAGCAAAAGCGACCGCGACAACCTCGGCAAGACTTATCACACCCCGGCGCTGCTGCGTTTGTGCCCGGTGCAAGCCTACAGTGAATGGCTCAGTGCCTCGGCCCTGGTGCGTGGCTCGGTGTTTCGCGGCATTGATCGCTGGGGCAACCTCGGGGCGGAGGGGTTGCACCCCAACAGCGTGATTCCATTGTTGCGCCAGGCGCTGGAACGCGCCGGCATCCCCGCCGAGCAATACACCAGCCACTCATTGCGCCGAGGCTTTGCCACGTGGGCGCATCGCAGTGGCTGGGATTTGAAGTCGTTGATGAGTTACGTCGGCTGGAGCGACATGAAATCTGCCATGCGCTATGTTGAAGCGACGCCCTTTCTAGGCATGACTTTGGCGACGCAACCGCTGCTTTGA
- a CDS encoding LysR family transcriptional regulator yields MTLTQLEIFSQVAELHGFTSAAHRLGISQSAVSHAIKGLEQELGVALFRRHQAQVELSDIGAQLLGRARAMLGLANTLQQEAADARGMKRGTLRIGSFGPTASNHLLPKILSQFHLDYPGIEVHVDEGPDRQVIQWLDERRIDIGFVVLEQERFDTFALFEDQMVALLPADHHLAACEQVSLKDLCSEPFALTEAGSTELVVRLFNEARLTPNVRYRCSQLLSTLETVSRGEAVSVVAQASLPAGCDPRYVQRALSPRVPRQVGLAVLDRRQSSPATLAFIRIAQGLEL; encoded by the coding sequence ATGACCCTGACCCAACTCGAAATATTCTCCCAAGTGGCCGAGCTGCACGGTTTTACCAGCGCGGCCCACCGCCTGGGTATCAGCCAGTCGGCGGTGTCCCATGCAATCAAGGGTCTGGAACAGGAACTGGGCGTGGCATTGTTCAGGCGTCACCAGGCTCAGGTGGAACTCAGTGATATTGGCGCGCAATTGCTCGGGCGCGCCCGGGCAATGCTTGGCCTGGCGAACACCTTGCAACAGGAAGCGGCGGATGCGCGGGGCATGAAACGCGGGACGCTGCGCATCGGTTCCTTTGGCCCGACGGCCTCGAATCACCTGCTGCCGAAGATCCTCAGCCAGTTCCACCTGGATTACCCAGGCATTGAAGTGCATGTGGACGAAGGGCCGGACAGGCAGGTTATCCAATGGCTCGACGAGCGTCGTATCGATATTGGCTTTGTGGTGCTGGAACAGGAACGCTTCGACACCTTCGCCCTGTTCGAGGACCAGATGGTTGCGCTGCTGCCCGCAGACCATCATCTGGCCGCGTGCGAACAGGTCAGCCTCAAGGACTTGTGCAGCGAACCCTTCGCCCTGACTGAGGCCGGCTCCACTGAGCTGGTGGTGCGGCTGTTCAACGAGGCGCGGCTGACGCCAAACGTGCGCTATCGCTGCTCACAGTTGCTGAGCACGCTGGAAACCGTCAGCCGGGGTGAGGCCGTGAGCGTGGTGGCACAAGCCTCCTTGCCGGCTGGGTGCGACCCGCGTTATGTGCAGCGCGCGCTGTCACCGCGTGTGCCACGCCAAGTGGGCCTGGCGGTACTGGACCGGCGCCAGTCTTCCCCCGCAACCCTCGCCTTTATCCGCATTGCCCAAGGCCTGGAACTGTAG
- a CDS encoding histone-like nucleoid-structuring protein, MvaT/MvaU family, whose product MSRLAEFRAAEKALQEQLAQLESLKNDAGLKKEIEFEEKLQALMKTYGKGLRDIISILDPNPGKSSAAAATAPKQRRARVVKVYQNPHTGELIETKGGNHRGLKAWKEQYGATTVDSWLRG is encoded by the coding sequence TTGTCCAGACTCGCCGAATTTCGCGCAGCAGAAAAGGCCCTTCAAGAGCAGCTTGCCCAGCTGGAATCCCTGAAGAACGACGCCGGCCTGAAGAAAGAAATCGAATTCGAAGAAAAGCTTCAAGCCCTGATGAAGACCTATGGCAAAGGCCTGCGCGACATCATTTCCATCCTTGATCCAAACCCTGGCAAGTCCAGCGCTGCTGCCGCTACCGCACCAAAACAGCGCCGTGCACGCGTGGTCAAGGTTTACCAGAACCCACACACCGGTGAGCTGATCGAAACTAAAGGCGGGAACCACCGTGGCCTCAAGGCCTGGAAAGAACAGTACGGCGCCACCACTGTAGATTCCTGGCTGCGCGGCTGA
- the hppD gene encoding 4-hydroxyphenylpyruvate dioxygenase, with protein sequence MADLYENPMGLMGFEFIEFASPTPGTLEPIFEIMGFSKIATHRSKNVHLYRQGEINLILNNEPNSIASYFAAEHGPSVCGMAFRVKDSQQAYNRALELGAQPIHIETGPMELNLPAIKGIGGAPLYLIDRFGEGSSIYDIDFVFLEGVDRNPQGAGLKVIDHLTHNVYRGRMAYWANFYEKLFNFREARYFDIKGEYTGLTSKAMSAPDGMIRIPLNEESSKGAGQIEEFLMQFNGEGIQHVAFLSDDLVKTWDALKKIGMRFMTAPPDTYYEMLEGRLPNHGEPVDQLQARGILLDGSSVEGDKRLLLQIFSETLMGPVFFEFIQRKGDDGFGEGNFKALFESIERDQVRRGVLTAD encoded by the coding sequence ATGGCAGATCTATACGAAAACCCAATGGGCCTGATGGGCTTTGAATTCATTGAATTCGCGTCGCCGACGCCGGGCACCCTGGAGCCGATCTTCGAGATCATGGGCTTCAGCAAAATCGCGACCCACCGCTCGAAAAACGTGCACCTGTACCGTCAGGGCGAGATCAACCTGATCCTCAACAACGAACCCAACAGCATTGCCTCGTACTTTGCGGCCGAGCACGGCCCGTCGGTGTGCGGCATGGCGTTCCGCGTCAAGGACTCGCAACAGGCCTACAACCGCGCGCTTGAGCTGGGTGCGCAGCCGATTCATATCGAAACCGGCCCGATGGAATTGAACCTGCCGGCGATCAAAGGCATTGGCGGTGCGCCGCTGTACCTCATCGACCGTTTCGGCGAAGGCAGCTCGATCTATGACATCGACTTTGTGTTTCTCGAAGGAGTTGATCGCAACCCGCAAGGCGCCGGTCTCAAGGTTATCGACCACCTGACCCACAACGTCTATCGCGGGCGCATGGCCTACTGGGCCAACTTCTACGAGAAACTGTTCAACTTCCGTGAAGCGCGCTACTTCGATATCAAGGGCGAATACACCGGCCTGACCTCCAAGGCCATGAGCGCGCCGGACGGCATGATCCGCATCCCGCTGAACGAAGAGTCGTCCAAGGGCGCCGGGCAGATCGAAGAGTTCCTGATGCAGTTCAATGGTGAAGGCATCCAGCACGTGGCGTTCCTCTCTGACGATCTGGTCAAGACCTGGGACGCATTGAAGAAGATCGGCATGCGCTTCATGACCGCGCCGCCGGACACTTACTACGAAATGCTCGAAGGCCGTTTGCCAAACCACGGCGAGCCGGTGGATCAACTGCAGGCGCGCGGTATCCTGCTCGATGGTTCTTCGGTTGAGGGCGATAAGCGCCTGCTGCTGCAGATTTTCTCGGAAACCCTGATGGGCCCGGTGTTCTTCGAATTCATCCAGCGCAAGGGCGACGATGGGTTTGGCGAGGGCAACTTCAAGGCGTTGTTTGAGTCGATCGAGCGCGACCAAGTCCGCCGTGGTGTGTTGACCGCCGACTAA
- the ahpF gene encoding alkyl hydroperoxide reductase subunit F: MLDANLKAQLKSYLERVTQPIEIVASLDDGAKSQEMLALLQDVVSLTTLITLKTDGDDARKPSFSINRPGAEISLRFAGIPMGHEFTSLVLALLQVGGHPSKASVEVIEQIRALKGEFSFETYFSLSCQNCPDVVQALNLMAVLNPNIRHVAIDGALFQAEVDERQVMAVPSVYLNGVNFGQGRMGLEEILAKLDTSGIEKAAEKISAKDAFDVLVVGGGPAGSAAAIYAARKGIRTGVAAERFGGQVLDTMSIENFISVQETEGPKLASALEAHVRQYDVDIMNLQRASSLIPAKNAGELHEIRFESGATLKSKTVILATGARWREMGVPGEQEYKAKGVCFCPHCDGPLFKGKRVAVIGGGNSGVEAAIDLAGIVSHVTLLEFDSKLRADAVLQRKLYSLPNVDVITSALTSEVKGDGQKVTGLAYKDRDSGEFKTIDLEGIFVQIGLLPNTDWLKGTVELTPRGEIIVDARGETSLPGVFAAGDVTTVPYKQIVIAVGEGAKASLSAFDHLIRTSAPA; the protein is encoded by the coding sequence ATGTTGGACGCCAATCTTAAAGCTCAGTTGAAGTCATACCTGGAGCGGGTCACCCAGCCGATCGAGATCGTTGCCTCTCTCGACGACGGTGCGAAATCCCAGGAAATGCTTGCCCTTCTTCAGGACGTCGTCAGCCTCACTACGCTGATTACCCTGAAAACCGATGGCGATGATGCGCGTAAGCCTTCGTTCTCCATCAACCGCCCGGGTGCCGAGATCAGCCTGCGTTTCGCCGGTATCCCCATGGGCCATGAATTCACTTCGTTGGTGTTGGCCCTGCTGCAAGTCGGTGGCCACCCGTCGAAGGCCAGTGTCGAAGTGATTGAACAGATTCGCGCCCTTAAAGGCGAGTTCAGCTTCGAGACGTACTTCTCGCTGTCGTGCCAGAACTGCCCGGACGTGGTCCAGGCGCTGAACCTGATGGCTGTGCTTAACCCGAACATCCGCCACGTCGCTATCGACGGCGCGTTGTTCCAGGCTGAAGTCGACGAGCGCCAGGTCATGGCAGTGCCGAGCGTGTACCTCAATGGTGTGAACTTCGGCCAGGGCCGCATGGGCCTGGAAGAGATCCTCGCCAAGCTCGACACCAGCGGTATCGAAAAGGCCGCCGAGAAAATCAGCGCCAAAGACGCCTTTGACGTCCTTGTCGTCGGCGGTGGCCCGGCCGGTTCTGCGGCTGCGATCTACGCCGCACGTAAAGGCATTCGTACCGGCGTGGCGGCTGAGCGTTTTGGTGGGCAGGTGCTGGACACCATGTCCATCGAGAACTTTATCTCGGTACAGGAAACCGAAGGCCCGAAACTGGCCAGCGCCCTGGAAGCCCACGTGCGTCAGTACGACGTGGACATCATGAACCTGCAGCGTGCCAGCAGCCTGATCCCTGCGAAAAACGCCGGTGAGTTGCACGAGATTCGCTTCGAAAGCGGTGCGACGCTCAAGTCCAAAACCGTGATCCTGGCCACCGGTGCTCGCTGGCGGGAAATGGGTGTGCCGGGCGAGCAGGAATACAAGGCTAAAGGCGTGTGTTTCTGCCCACACTGCGATGGCCCGTTGTTCAAGGGCAAGCGTGTGGCAGTGATCGGCGGCGGTAACTCCGGCGTTGAAGCGGCCATCGACTTGGCCGGGATCGTCAGCCACGTCACCTTGCTTGAGTTCGACAGCAAGTTGCGCGCCGACGCTGTGTTGCAGCGCAAGCTTTACAGCCTGCCGAACGTTGACGTGATCACCAGTGCACTGACCAGTGAAGTGAAAGGCGATGGCCAGAAAGTCACCGGCTTGGCGTACAAGGATCGCGACAGCGGCGAGTTTAAGACTATCGACCTCGAAGGTATCTTCGTGCAGATCGGTTTGCTGCCCAACACCGATTGGCTCAAAGGCACTGTCGAGCTGACGCCTCGCGGCGAGATCATCGTCGATGCGCGTGGCGAGACTTCATTGCCAGGTGTGTTTGCTGCCGGCGACGTCACGACTGTGCCCTACAAGCAGATTGTGATCGCAGTGGGCGAGGGCGCCAAAGCTTCACTGAGTGCTTTCGATCACTTGATACGTACTTCCGCGCCGGCGTAA
- a CDS encoding EAL domain-containing protein yields the protein MPLTINGPRKRATRYLITSLSALLPIALGLVILHWQAERTLQQSTAQTAQEAVRQFDLMLDNTALAAQALLPLAGQPCDNSAQLALREQVTRRPFVRATTLSWQKNIYCSSLFGDNYASPVNPDDYVDGRLWLMNGNPVTPDTALLVYRLVDGDKAAFASIDGYHLTNALRLISRYAYLVLQVGPNWLGADGKVLNTATPVFAVAHHQLVSDRYHYSVTAGMPAGEVWRYMQARYAALFSLVVFFGVLAGVLAHWLQKRSSAPTQELQRALGANEFIPYFQPVVRGDTREWAGCEVLMRWQHPKEGLVRPDLFIPLAEHSGLIVPMTRALLRQTAAQLSPHAARFSPGFHIGVNITARHCQDLALVNDCREFLAAFPVGQVTLVLELTERELIEPSDITRRLFDALHELGVMIAIDDFGTGHSSLGYLRNFNVDYLKIDQSFVAMIGADALSRHILDSIIELSGKLDLGIVAEGVETAQQCDYLASQGVDFLQGYLFGRPLPCDEFIKSLASH from the coding sequence ATGCCCCTGACCATCAACGGCCCGCGAAAACGCGCCACGCGTTACTTGATCACATCCTTGAGTGCCTTGCTGCCGATTGCACTCGGGCTGGTCATCCTGCACTGGCAAGCCGAACGCACCCTGCAGCAAAGCACCGCCCAGACAGCCCAGGAAGCCGTGCGCCAATTCGACTTGATGCTCGATAACACCGCACTCGCCGCCCAGGCCTTGCTGCCTTTGGCGGGGCAACCTTGTGACAACAGTGCACAGTTGGCCCTGCGCGAACAGGTCACGCGTCGGCCGTTTGTGCGCGCGACCACCTTGTCCTGGCAGAAAAATATCTATTGCAGCTCGCTGTTTGGCGATAACTACGCGTCACCGGTCAACCCGGATGACTACGTCGACGGCCGCTTATGGTTGATGAATGGCAACCCGGTGACGCCGGATACCGCTCTACTGGTTTACCGGTTGGTCGACGGCGACAAGGCCGCTTTTGCGTCGATTGATGGCTATCACCTGACCAACGCGCTGCGCTTGATCAGCCGTTACGCCTACCTGGTCCTGCAAGTTGGCCCAAATTGGCTAGGGGCTGATGGCAAGGTGCTTAACACCGCCACACCCGTTTTTGCGGTGGCGCATCATCAGCTGGTATCCGATCGCTATCACTACAGCGTCACCGCTGGCATGCCGGCAGGTGAAGTGTGGCGGTACATGCAGGCCCGGTATGCGGCGTTGTTCAGCCTGGTGGTGTTCTTTGGCGTGCTGGCGGGCGTATTGGCGCATTGGCTGCAAAAGCGCTCTTCAGCGCCGACCCAGGAACTGCAACGGGCGCTGGGCGCCAATGAATTCATTCCGTATTTCCAGCCAGTGGTGCGCGGCGATACGCGCGAGTGGGCCGGCTGCGAAGTTTTGATGCGCTGGCAACACCCGAAGGAAGGTCTGGTGCGTCCTGACCTGTTCATCCCCCTGGCCGAGCATTCGGGCCTGATTGTGCCGATGACCCGCGCCCTGTTGCGCCAGACCGCCGCGCAACTGTCGCCGCACGCCGCGCGCTTCAGCCCTGGCTTTCATATCGGCGTAAATATCACCGCACGCCATTGCCAGGACCTGGCGCTGGTGAATGACTGTCGGGAGTTTCTCGCCGCCTTCCCCGTGGGCCAAGTGACGCTGGTGCTGGAACTGACCGAACGTGAGTTGATCGAGCCCAGCGATATCACCCGGCGCTTGTTCGACGCGCTGCATGAACTGGGCGTGATGATTGCCATCGACGACTTTGGCACCGGTCATTCCAGCCTGGGTTACTTGCGCAACTTCAATGTCGACTACTTGAAGATCGACCAGAGTTTTGTCGCCATGATCGGCGCCGATGCACTATCACGGCATATTCTGGACAGCATTATAGAACTGTCTGGCAAGCTCGACCTGGGCATCGTTGCAGAGGGTGTGGAAACCGCTCAACAGTGTGATTATCTAGCCAGTCAAGGTGTGGATTTCCTGCAGGGCTATCTGTTCGGAAGGCCTTTGCCCTGCGATGAATTTATTAAATCCCTAGCCAGCCATTGA
- the rarD gene encoding EamA family transporter RarD encodes MSKGVVLSVLASVLFAVMYYFTSLLTPLSGLEIFGWRMLLTVPCMTVFMIVSGEWRRVWELVRMLADRPRLIAGVLVSSALLGVQLWLFMWAPLNGRSLDVSVGYFLLPLTMVLTGRLVWGEQLSYLQRVAVFFAGLGVLNELYQAGGFSWATLVVIIGYPMYFIVRKYLKTDHLGGLWLDMALMLPVAWWFVQSGEQGFAAMDAYPKLYALIPLLGLISASALVSYIIASRLLAFSLFGLLSYVEPVLLLGVALILGEGIKGGEWLTYIPIWLAVMVLVFEGFKHLVRHRSA; translated from the coding sequence GTGTCTAAAGGTGTTGTGTTATCGGTCTTGGCCTCGGTGTTGTTTGCCGTGATGTATTACTTCACATCATTGCTGACCCCCTTGAGCGGCCTGGAAATTTTCGGCTGGCGCATGTTGCTCACCGTGCCCTGCATGACGGTATTCATGATCGTCAGCGGCGAATGGCGACGGGTGTGGGAGTTGGTGCGGATGTTGGCGGACCGGCCGCGCTTGATTGCCGGTGTGCTGGTGTCTTCGGCCTTGCTGGGCGTGCAGTTGTGGCTGTTCATGTGGGCGCCGTTGAACGGGCGCAGCCTGGATGTGTCGGTGGGTTACTTCCTGTTGCCACTCACCATGGTGCTAACCGGCCGCCTAGTGTGGGGCGAACAGCTTTCGTACTTGCAGCGGGTCGCGGTATTTTTTGCAGGCCTTGGGGTGCTCAACGAGTTGTACCAGGCCGGTGGTTTCTCTTGGGCAACGTTGGTGGTAATCATCGGCTACCCGATGTACTTCATCGTGCGCAAATACCTTAAGACCGATCATCTGGGTGGACTCTGGCTGGATATGGCGCTGATGCTGCCAGTGGCCTGGTGGTTTGTGCAGAGTGGCGAGCAAGGTTTTGCGGCGATGGATGCCTACCCGAAGCTCTACGCATTGATTCCACTGCTGGGGCTGATCAGTGCGTCGGCGCTGGTGAGCTACATCATCGCCAGTCGTTTGCTGGCGTTCAGCCTCTTCGGGCTGCTCAGCTACGTAGAGCCGGTACTGTTGCTCGGCGTGGCGCTGATCTTGGGCGAAGGGATCAAGGGCGGCGAATGGCTGACCTACATTCCGATCTGGCTGGCAGTGATGGTGCTGGTATTTGAAGGGTTCAAGCACTTGGTACGTCATCGCAGCGCCTGA